CCGATCGCGGGACCGCCACTTTCAGCGACCTCGCTAACTCAATCGCGGCCGAAAACGGCTTCTGGTTAGACGACGCCTTTGCTTCGGGCGGGTCGGCCGGTTATGACCATAAGAGGCTGGCCATCACGGCCCGCGGAGCCTGGAAGTCGCTGGAGCGGCACTTCATGGAGTTGGGTCGGGATCCTTACCGCCAGCCCTTCACCGCAGTTGGCATCGGAGATATGTCGGGAGATGTCTTTGGCAACGGGATGCTCGGTTCCGATCAGATCAAACTCGTCGCCGCCTTCGACCACCGCCACATTTTCATCGATCCCAACCCGGATTCGCGGACGTCGTTCGTAGAGCGAAGGAGACTCTTTGATCTTCCCCGATCTTCGTGGGATGACTACGACCGGACGCTGCTTTCCCCCGGTGGGGGAGTGTGGCCGAGGTCCCTCAAGCAGATCCAATTGTGGCCCGAAGCTCTCGCAGCCCTTGGTGTGACTCAAACAGATTGGACTCCGACCCAACTCATCAAGGCGATCCTGCTGGCCCCGGTTGACCTGCTTTGGAACGGTGGCATCGGCACCTATGTCAAGGCGAGCACCGAAA
This sequence is a window from Acidimicrobiia bacterium. Protein-coding genes within it:
- a CDS encoding NAD-glutamate dehydrogenase, whose amino-acid sequence is YIRALLDVTDNLVEGRAVHPAGLRVHDGPDPYLVVAADRGTATFSDLANSIAAENGFWLDDAFASGGSAGYDHKRLAITARGAWKSLERHFMELGRDPYRQPFTAVGIGDMSGDVFGNGMLGSDQIKLVAAFDHRHIFIDPNPDSRTSFVERRRLFDLPRSSWDDYDRTLLSPGGGVWPRSLKQIQLWPEALAALGVTQTDWTPTQLIKAILLAPVDLLWNGGIGTYVKASTETNEAVGDRGNDGVRVDGLDLRCRTVIEGGNLGLTQAGRVEYSMAGGKINTDFIDNSGGVDCSDREVNLKILLGIVERRGELTREQRDRMVADSAEQVVERILYDNFQQAQMISQEERAALRRVGAY